Genomic segment of Bos taurus isolate L1 Dominette 01449 registration number 42190680 breed Hereford chromosome X, ARS-UCD2.0, whole genome shotgun sequence:
ACTTGAAACCCCGCTGACGTAAGTAAATATCAAGCTCCGCACCCACAGCTAATCTTACAGCGTTCAACTACTCCAATAACCCTCTCTATGTCACCTCCTAGAGGAATAGTCTAGGCTAATACCAGCACCCTCCAATCACAGCCGAGCGCGGGCCTCCATATTCACACTCATTGGTCCCACCaagagaagtgaagttgctcactcgtgtacgattctttgcgatgccatggactgtagcctaccaggcccctccgacCGTGGAACTTTCCatgaaagagtactggagtgggttagccatttccttctccaggggatcttcctgacccgggagcgaacctaggtctcccgcattgcgggtagacgctttaccctctgagacaccagggaagccctcccaccAAGGGGAGTAACTAATAATCCTGGGCCCGCCCCCTCGGAACCAGGCTGCACTCCGACCACGCCCCTGGAAGGCCACGCCCCATCACGCACCCTCCTTGGGGCGCAGGCGCAAGGTGGCGCCGGCCCTGCGTACCAGCGCCGCCACGTCGGCCGCAGCTCGGGCCGCCAGGGGGCGAGCTTTCAGCCGCGCCAGGAACTGTCTGGCGCTGGCATCCTCGGGCTGGGGACCGCCACCGCCTGCGCGAGTGAAAAGAACAGATCAGGGCCCACCCTGAGTCTCAGCGAACCCTCACGGGCCCCTACGATCAAAGACCTAGAATCCCCCTCAAGATCCCCGAGACCACTCCTTTTTCATAGTCCCGAAGGTCACCGACTGTGCCTTTCACCTCCCTGGACCCCCGACTATCACGGGAATGCCCGTGGACCCCCGCCTGCTCCCACGATATCGCCGGAGAGCTATTTAACTCCAGCACTCCTGGACACCTCCTAACACCCTGGGAATATCTCGAGGTTTCTGACGGCCCCCCCGACACAACCCCAGATTCCAAACTCTTCCCCCCAATATCCAGAAGGACCACGATTCTCCCAGATGTCCCAACAGAACACGGTCTGCTCCCTGTGGCCCAGGCACCCCCGATTCCCCTCTAGATGTCCTAGGTAGCCCTGCTGGTCCATGTAGCCCCGGATGGCCCCTCCACCTATCCCCAGAGGCTCCAGCCTAACCTCCCACAATCCACCAGACCCCCGCCTCCCCCCGCCCAGTGCCCAGGTGTCCCCAGTGACCCTGGGCAGACCCCTCCAGCACACCTCCCCCGAGACTCCTTGGAGTCCCGGGGTCTGGTGCGCCGCCCCgcggcgcaggtgtgggtgtgggtgtgggtgcgGCTCCTCGAGCCCAGCTGGGGTCGCTGGGCCGCTGCCCTCcaccgccgccgcccccgccgctcgccgccgccgccactCGGGCGCCAGGGCTGCTTTGTTTACCACCTGTCAGAAGGAGAAGGTGAGGAGCAGACAGGAGGTGCGAGGGCTGGCAGGGACgcacccaccaccctcccaccccgAGCCCGGTACCTCCTTTGCTTCCCCTAGGGTCCGTGCCGCCCCCAGGGCGCCGCTCCATGACCTGTACTTGGCCTGGTGGACGCACGGCCGCCCGCGACGCGTTGGGAGCGCTCGGGAGCGCTCACCTGGTGGCCAGCCGGGGCCTGGACGTGGCTGAAGCCGGCCGGTCCCGTGCTCAGCGCCCCAACCAGCGCAGTGACCTACCTGGCAGCCGCCAAGGTGTCCTGGCCCTTGGAGCCAGCGCGCACTCTTGGCCTCTCCCTGCCTCAGCCGCTGCCTCTCTTTCCACCCAGGGGATGTTGTTATTCCAGTGTCAGAGGGGAAAGTCAGGGCCCAGAGAAGTTAAAGGCCCCACCTGAGCTCTGACAACTAAAAATGGGGTGCAAAACCGGAATCCAGGTTTACCGAGGTGTACTGCAGCCTCCAGCAGAGCTTTCCACATCTTACGtggaaagtctctcagtcgtgtctgactcttcgtgatcccatggactgtagcccgccaggctcctctgtccatgggttctccaggcaagaatactggaatgggttgccatggcctcctccaggggatcttccccacccaggaatcgaacccgtgtctcctgagaCTCCTacatgggcaggcggattcttgaccactgagccacctgggaagtcccttccaCATCGTAGACACTCAGTCAATCTGCACTGAATGTTTCCCTACTGGGGAACTGGAAGAATATGGTGGCCTGAGCAGTGGGGGCACCCTGGGAGTCTTTGGGAGCCCTGGGAGGTGTCAGGGCCCTGAGCATGATAGGGTTGGGGGACCCCAAAAGTAGGGAAGGGCAGGTCTCCTGGAGAGTGGAGGGGCAGTAGGAGCCTGGACTTGAGGAAGCTTTGAAGGCATAGGGTGTGTGTTGGGGCGGGGACACTAGCCAATGAGAGGGGAGTAATGAGGCTCCTCCTAGGTTTGAAATGGGGCAAGAGTGTCTGGAGACAAAGCCCCCAAGATGGAAGCCCATGGGCAGAGTGCTACTCTAGTGACAGGAGGAATGGGGAGGGGTGAGAGAAGGCCTGTGGCCACCACTTTGTGGAGGAAGAAACAGGCAAAAGATGTGAACACAAACTTTACCAAAGAacatatacagatggcaaataagcatgtgAACCCTGCTTAATATGATTAGTCTTTAGGTAATACAAGTTAAAATCATGGCAAAATGCCACTACACACATATTAGCATGGCCAAAGTTAATTAAATGTCTGACCATACCAACTGTATGTGAAGTTGTCCAGGAAATGGAACTCTCATATACTGCTTCCAGGTTCAATacttgttcagggaactaagatgccccGTGGGGCAAGAAAAAAAATCGAGCACCCCTCTTAGCTGTAGCCATTCCTGAAAATAATTCTTTTGCCCCTTTTAGCATCACTTGGTTCATGGATGTAGGTCAGTCCCTCTAACAACCCCACCCAATTCTTATTAATTTAAgcaaatctttcttttctttaggagATTGTGGGTTAATTGACATAAAATTTCATAGGTTTTGAACCTGTGACAAAACCAGTTTCAATTTGCTCAACATGCAGC
This window contains:
- the LOC101906207 gene encoding uncharacterized protein isoform X2, translating into MERRPGGGTDPRGSKGGGKQSSPGARVAAAASGGGGGGGGQRPSDPSWARGAAPTPTPTPAPRGGAPDPGTPRSLGGGGGGPQPEDASARQFLARLKARPLAARAAADVAALPLEYQKDNDIMDLSQDALAS
- the LOC101906207 gene encoding uncharacterized protein isoform X1; translated protein: MERRPGGGTDPRGSKGGGKQSSPGARVAAAASGGGGGGGGQRPSDPSWARGAAPTPTPTPAPRGGAPDPGTPRSLGGGGGGPQPEDASARQFLARLKARPLAARAAADVAALVRRAGATLRLRPKEALRIPEGQ